In Deltaproteobacteria bacterium HGW-Deltaproteobacteria-6, a single window of DNA contains:
- a CDS encoding carbamoyl-phosphate synthase large subunit, producing the protein MRLEKLLIANRGEIAIRIARAAAELGLQTVAVCPADDSQSLHTKAADKVLTLDGMGAASYLNGNAIIAAAKAEGCGAIHPGYGFLSENMDFAKHCADEGIIFIGPTPDMLGLFGNKVEARALARRLGVPLLPGTSDAATLEEAVSFFKELGPDGAVMVKAIAGGGGRGMRPVYDLGNLEEAYHRCQSEAFAAFGNGNLFVEKLIRRPRHIEIQVVGDGRQVIHLGERDCTMQRRNQKLIEIAPCPTLSSELRNKLTDAALRLSREVKYQSLGTFEFLIDETAAGHWDYAFMEVNPRLQVEHTITEEVTGVDLVKTQIEIASGKTLADLGLTEESTRPRGYAVQLRINMETMDGNGDVMPDGGVLSTYEVPSGKDIRVDGYGYSGYTVNPAFDSLLAKLIVHSSSPRYEDAVKKAYRALGEFRIGAVATNIPFLQNLLCRPEVIRNDFHTRFIEENAAALAAVSDAHRLCHFEAAAVSAAVDRVDIIPPGLAAVKTSMQGRIVDIDVVKGAAVTVGQKLAVMEAMKMEHIITADRCGYIQDICVAVGDTLRKGALLFLIEEAEVAENARVADDVVNLDAVRPDLAEVMERHAFTRDENRPDAVARRRKKNRRTARENVEDLCDPGTFIEYGALIVAAQRRRRPMDDLIRKTPADGLITGVGAVNGTLFSDEKSSCMVMAYDFTVLAGTQGLMNHKKMDRVLHVASKWKLPLVLFAEGGGGRPGDTDIDIVSGLDLTTFSRFAALSGKVPLVGIVEGSCFAGNAALLGCCDVIIATEHSNIGMGGPAMIEGGGLGVFKPEDIGPIDIQTKNGVVDLAVADEVSAVAAAKQYLSYFQGITDSWEAADQRHLRRLIPENRLRVYDVRKVIEALADTGSVLELRRHFGLGMITALIRIEGRPFGVIANDPAHMSGAIEAEGADKAARFMQLCNIHGLPILSLCDTPGFMVGPEVEERAQVRHVCRMFIVGANVTVPFFTVVLRKGYGLGAMAMSAGSFHDAFFTAAWPSGEFGGMGLEGAVRVAFKKELEAIKNEVERDKAFKEMVDQFYAMGKAINMASYMEIDAVIDPADTRRWIMRGLKSVTSASPRENRQLFMDAW; encoded by the coding sequence ATGCGACTAGAAAAGCTTCTGATTGCCAACAGAGGAGAAATAGCGATTCGGATTGCACGGGCGGCGGCGGAATTAGGTTTGCAAACCGTGGCCGTGTGTCCGGCCGACGATAGCCAGTCTCTGCATACAAAAGCAGCAGACAAGGTATTGACGCTGGATGGCATGGGTGCAGCGTCATACCTCAATGGGAATGCCATCATCGCCGCAGCCAAGGCCGAAGGGTGTGGGGCCATCCATCCCGGCTATGGCTTTTTAAGCGAAAATATGGATTTTGCCAAACACTGCGCCGATGAGGGCATCATTTTTATCGGCCCGACACCGGACATGCTGGGTCTCTTCGGCAATAAGGTTGAGGCGCGCGCTCTTGCCCGCCGTTTGGGCGTGCCACTCCTTCCCGGCACATCCGATGCTGCGACTCTTGAGGAGGCGGTATCTTTTTTCAAAGAGCTGGGACCGGATGGAGCCGTCATGGTCAAGGCCATTGCCGGCGGAGGCGGGCGTGGAATGCGGCCGGTGTATGACCTGGGCAATCTGGAAGAAGCCTATCATCGCTGTCAATCGGAGGCCTTCGCGGCGTTCGGCAACGGCAACCTGTTCGTGGAGAAGTTGATCCGACGTCCCCGTCATATCGAGATTCAGGTGGTCGGCGACGGCAGGCAGGTGATTCATTTGGGCGAACGAGATTGCACCATGCAGCGCCGCAACCAGAAACTTATCGAAATCGCTCCCTGCCCGACCTTGTCTTCTGAACTCCGCAATAAACTGACGGATGCTGCCTTGCGGCTGTCCCGGGAGGTGAAATACCAGAGCCTCGGAACCTTCGAGTTCCTGATTGATGAAACAGCTGCCGGCCATTGGGACTATGCCTTCATGGAGGTTAATCCACGGCTTCAGGTAGAACATACGATCACCGAAGAAGTGACCGGTGTGGACCTGGTGAAAACTCAGATCGAAATCGCCTCCGGAAAAACCCTGGCCGATCTTGGCCTGACGGAAGAGTCAACCCGCCCCCGGGGTTATGCCGTGCAATTGCGGATTAACATGGAGACGATGGACGGCAATGGGGATGTCATGCCGGACGGCGGTGTGCTTAGCACCTATGAGGTGCCTTCCGGTAAAGATATCCGCGTCGACGGTTATGGCTACAGCGGCTATACTGTCAATCCGGCCTTTGACTCACTGCTGGCAAAACTCATCGTTCATTCGTCGTCGCCTCGCTATGAGGATGCCGTAAAGAAGGCCTACCGTGCCCTGGGCGAATTCAGGATTGGCGCTGTTGCAACGAATATTCCTTTCCTGCAAAACCTCCTGTGCCGTCCCGAGGTCATTCGGAACGATTTTCATACCCGATTTATCGAGGAAAATGCCGCGGCTTTGGCGGCAGTATCAGACGCTCACCGGCTTTGTCATTTTGAGGCGGCGGCCGTCTCAGCTGCCGTGGATCGTGTGGACATCATCCCCCCCGGCTTAGCCGCCGTTAAGACAAGCATGCAAGGCCGGATCGTGGATATTGATGTCGTAAAGGGTGCCGCCGTGACGGTCGGCCAGAAGCTGGCCGTGATGGAAGCCATGAAAATGGAGCACATCATCACAGCGGACCGCTGCGGATACATTCAGGATATCTGTGTTGCCGTTGGTGACACGCTTCGCAAAGGGGCATTGCTCTTTTTGATCGAAGAGGCCGAGGTGGCCGAAAACGCCAGGGTGGCCGATGATGTGGTCAATCTGGACGCCGTCCGGCCGGATCTTGCGGAGGTCATGGAACGCCACGCCTTCACCCGCGATGAAAACAGACCCGATGCTGTCGCCCGCAGGCGGAAGAAAAACCGGCGGACGGCCCGGGAAAATGTCGAGGACCTTTGTGATCCCGGCACGTTCATCGAATATGGCGCTCTCATTGTTGCCGCCCAGCGCCGTCGCCGCCCCATGGACGATCTCATCCGGAAAACACCTGCGGACGGCTTGATTACAGGGGTTGGCGCCGTCAACGGGACCCTGTTCAGCGACGAAAAATCCAGCTGCATGGTCATGGCTTACGATTTTACCGTTCTGGCCGGGACGCAGGGCCTCATGAACCACAAAAAGATGGATCGCGTTCTGCACGTAGCCAGCAAGTGGAAGCTGCCCCTGGTCCTCTTCGCCGAAGGCGGCGGCGGGCGGCCGGGCGATACGGATATCGACATTGTTTCCGGCCTTGATCTGACGACATTCAGCCGCTTCGCTGCTCTGAGCGGTAAAGTACCCCTCGTCGGCATTGTTGAAGGATCGTGTTTCGCCGGTAATGCCGCGCTTCTGGGTTGCTGCGATGTGATTATTGCGACCGAACATTCCAATATCGGCATGGGCGGTCCCGCCATGATCGAAGGCGGCGGCCTGGGTGTCTTCAAACCGGAGGATATCGGTCCCATCGACATTCAAACCAAAAACGGCGTCGTCGATCTGGCCGTGGCCGATGAAGTGTCGGCCGTCGCGGCAGCCAAGCAATATCTTTCCTATTTTCAGGGCATCACGGACTCCTGGGAGGCAGCGGATCAGCGCCATCTCCGCAGGCTGATCCCGGAGAACCGGCTCCGTGTCTATGACGTGCGCAAGGTGATTGAAGCCCTGGCGGATACGGGGTCGGTCCTTGAATTACGCCGCCATTTCGGGTTGGGCATGATTACAGCCCTGATCCGGATTGAAGGCCGGCCCTTCGGGGTGATTGCCAATGACCCCGCCCATATGAGCGGGGCGATTGAAGCGGAAGGCGCCGACAAGGCCGCACGCTTCATGCAGCTGTGCAACATCCACGGCCTGCCGATCCTCTCGCTGTGCGACACGCCGGGGTTTATGGTCGGACCTGAAGTGGAGGAAAGAGCTCAGGTCCGCCACGTCTGCCGGATGTTTATCGTGGGGGCGAATGTCACCGTTCCTTTCTTCACAGTCGTCCTGCGCAAGGGTTACGGTCTTGGCGCCATGGCCATGTCAGCCGGAAGTTTTCATGACGCATTTTTTACGGCGGCATGGCCTTCAGGAGAGTTCGGCGGCATGGGCCTCGAGGGCGCTGTTCGGGTCGCCTTCAAGAAAGAGTTGGAGGCCATCAAAAATGAAGTCGAACGCGATAAGGCCTTTAAGGAGATGGTGGATCAGTTCTATGCCATGGGAAAGGCCATCAATATGGCATCCTATATGGAGATCGACGCCGTCATCGACCCTGCCGATACGCGGCGCTGGATCATGCGCGGGTTAAAATCCGTTACATCCGCATCGCCAAGGGAAAACAGGCAATTATTCATGGACGCCTGGTGA
- a CDS encoding AMP-dependent synthetase codes for MERVWMKNWPDFISQESSYSRGKKPVFEYLRDNAREFPDRTAIVFYGREVTFGELDRMSDQFARFLMDQGLKKGDRIALFMTSCPQYHIAHYGINKMGGVIVPCSPLFKEWELTFELRDTGAKAIVALDLLHSVAASSCKECGIKTIVITSMHDFLPAEPTMNLIPTMKFPKMTYPDTTEFMDIFLRYPAEPVQVDVGLDDVVQLQFTGGTTGVPKGAILTHGNKLFKVATLVNLLDANMAFVGQTGGHNTCLAILPTFHIAGMLGAVDVMIAQGSTQILMVMFDPVAAMQAIERYQVQFFQAAVPMNIAIMNHPDRKKYDLSSLKLCLTTSFGIQLTDEIVKLWKADTGGCLLAEAAYGLTETHTFDSFMPLHKPKYEAGCQGIPIPGQEIRIVSWEDKSKEVPVGEVGEIVLKNPGVFQGYWNKPEETANTLIDGWVYTGDMGKFDQDGYLFFLGRKKEMIKVSGFSVFPEEVETFLLQHEAVDKVAVIGAPDDKKGEVIKAFIILKPAFKDKISSEEIIKWAKAGISSYKVPQAIVFRDELPMSGVGKVLRRVLLEEEVNKGKKEPS; via the coding sequence ATGGAGCGTGTTTGGATGAAAAACTGGCCGGATTTTATCTCTCAGGAGTCCTCGTATTCCCGGGGCAAGAAGCCTGTTTTCGAGTATCTGAGGGACAATGCCCGGGAATTTCCCGACAGGACGGCAATTGTGTTTTACGGCAGGGAAGTGACCTTCGGTGAACTGGATCGCATGTCCGATCAGTTCGCCCGGTTCCTGATGGATCAGGGCCTCAAAAAAGGCGATCGCATCGCTCTTTTTATGACCAGCTGTCCCCAGTATCATATCGCCCATTACGGCATCAACAAGATGGGCGGGGTCATTGTCCCCTGCAGTCCTTTATTCAAGGAATGGGAGTTGACGTTTGAGCTGCGGGATACCGGGGCCAAGGCGATTGTGGCCCTCGATCTGCTCCATTCCGTGGCCGCCAGTTCCTGTAAGGAATGCGGGATAAAAACCATTGTGATTACCAGTATGCATGATTTTCTGCCTGCCGAACCGACCATGAATCTGATTCCCACGATGAAATTCCCCAAAATGACCTATCCGGATACGACCGAATTCATGGACATCTTTTTGCGGTATCCTGCCGAACCGGTCCAGGTTGATGTCGGCCTTGACGATGTCGTCCAGCTCCAGTTTACGGGAGGGACAACGGGCGTTCCCAAGGGTGCGATACTGACCCATGGCAACAAGCTCTTCAAAGTGGCAACTCTGGTTAATCTGCTCGACGCCAACATGGCATTCGTGGGGCAAACGGGAGGCCACAACACCTGTTTGGCGATCCTGCCGACCTTCCACATCGCCGGGATGCTCGGCGCCGTGGATGTCATGATTGCCCAGGGTTCCACGCAGATCCTGATGGTCATGTTCGATCCCGTTGCGGCCATGCAGGCCATTGAGCGTTATCAAGTCCAGTTTTTTCAGGCCGCCGTGCCCATGAATATCGCCATCATGAATCATCCGGACCGGAAGAAATACGATCTGTCTTCCCTTAAGCTTTGCCTCACAACCAGCTTCGGCATCCAGCTGACCGATGAGATCGTCAAACTCTGGAAGGCGGACACGGGCGGGTGTCTGCTGGCGGAAGCCGCCTATGGCCTGACGGAGACTCATACATTCGACTCTTTCATGCCCCTTCACAAGCCTAAATACGAAGCGGGTTGCCAGGGCATTCCCATTCCGGGGCAGGAGATCAGGATCGTCTCCTGGGAGGATAAGTCAAAGGAGGTGCCTGTCGGGGAGGTCGGAGAAATTGTGCTGAAGAACCCCGGCGTTTTCCAAGGATATTGGAACAAGCCGGAAGAAACGGCCAATACGCTTATCGACGGTTGGGTCTATACGGGAGACATGGGCAAGTTCGATCAGGATGGCTACCTCTTCTTTCTGGGAAGAAAGAAAGAAATGATCAAAGTCTCAGGCTTCAGTGTCTTTCCGGAAGAGGTGGAGACCTTCCTCCTCCAGCACGAAGCCGTGGACAAGGTGGCCGTCATCGGTGCCCCCGACGATAAGAAGGGAGAGGTGATCAAGGCCTTCATCATTCTAAAACCGGCATTCAAGGATAAGATCAGTTCCGAGGAAATCATCAAATGGGCAAAAGCGGGTATTTCCTCTTATAAAGTTCCTCAGGCAATCGTCTTCCGGGATGAATTGCCCATGAGCGGCGTGGGAAAGGTTCTGCGTCGTGTGCTTCTTGAAGAGGAAGTGAACAAAGGAAAGAAAGAACCGTCCTGA
- a CDS encoding D-alanyl-D-alanine-carboxypeptidase/endopeptidase AmpH, with product MLAAFTRVGIETAQADPFLDEMVEFSGGVFYLEQKVPAVVIGVVRNGEISIRGFGERAGKGSKEPDGDTVMRIGSITKAFTGELLAHLVAANSLELTQPVTKTWPGLATNTKADVGHMRLIDLVTHAAGLPREVPLKHAAEKGINPHITVQDLTGWLGRNSLIFKPGKSVHYSNYGFDLLALSLSAAANKPFPALIHQHITSPLNMKDTVFALSEEQRKRFMQGHGFDGEVMSDIAIGHVTGGAGGLYSTPNDLMKWMQWHLDRFSQNGAEVRMIDHAVYLMRDGLETVSGMDESGRMDAMGLGWVAMMPKGDRPFILQKAGGLQGTFSYIAFAPARGVAVFIAINKFDFAAAAAMAQVANDLIATLAPR from the coding sequence ATGTTGGCTGCCTTCACCCGGGTCGGTATAGAAACCGCACAGGCTGACCCCTTTCTTGACGAAATGGTCGAATTCAGCGGAGGGGTCTTTTATCTCGAGCAGAAAGTGCCTGCCGTCGTCATCGGCGTGGTGCGCAACGGGGAGATATCGATCCGCGGCTTTGGCGAACGGGCCGGGAAAGGCAGCAAGGAACCTGATGGTGATACGGTAATGCGAATCGGCTCCATCACCAAGGCATTTACCGGCGAATTACTGGCTCATCTTGTTGCTGCAAATTCTTTAGAACTGACTCAGCCGGTCACGAAGACCTGGCCGGGACTTGCAACCAATACGAAGGCCGACGTCGGACATATGCGGCTGATTGACCTTGTTACTCATGCCGCCGGTCTGCCGCGGGAAGTCCCTCTTAAACATGCCGCGGAAAAAGGCATCAATCCTCACATCACCGTTCAGGATCTGACCGGCTGGCTGGGACGTAATTCTTTGATTTTCAAGCCGGGGAAATCCGTGCATTATTCGAATTACGGCTTCGATCTGCTTGCTCTGAGCTTGTCTGCGGCGGCAAACAAGCCTTTTCCAGCGCTTATTCATCAACACATCACCAGTCCGCTCAACATGAAGGATACGGTGTTTGCGCTGTCCGAAGAGCAAAGGAAAAGATTTATGCAGGGCCACGGTTTTGATGGGGAAGTGATGTCGGATATTGCCATCGGTCACGTCACAGGCGGCGCGGGCGGCCTCTACTCCACGCCGAACGACCTGATGAAATGGATGCAATGGCATCTCGACCGCTTCAGTCAGAACGGCGCGGAAGTGCGAATGATCGATCATGCGGTTTATTTGATGCGCGATGGACTGGAAACCGTTTCGGGGATGGACGAGTCCGGCCGCATGGATGCGATGGGGCTTGGCTGGGTGGCTATGATGCCGAAGGGCGACCGTCCTTTCATCCTGCAAAAAGCCGGAGGATTACAGGGCACCTTCAGCTATATTGCCTTTGCACCAGCACGCGGAGTGGCGGTTTTCATCGCCATCAACAAATTCGACTTTGCTGCCGCTGCGGCTATGGCTCAAGTTGCCAATGACCTGATCGCGACGCTTGCCCCGCGCTGA